Within the Aspergillus luchuensis IFO 4308 DNA, chromosome 5, nearly complete sequence genome, the region CTAAAGCTACTATGTACCCTACCTCACTTGTAAGTTCTTCTACTGCGCACTCCCGTAGCCTCGCCCGCGGAAACCTTACTTAGGTGGCGATCAACAAGCCTACGCCGGCGTCGGTGGCTGCTGACTGGTTGATGATAACCCCGTGGCCCCGTCGCAATGCTGCCTGATTGTTATCAGTAGTTATCTCcacagtactagtagctcCCCTGTTTGCTCTCGTAGATTGGTATCTGGAGGTGGTAGGTAGTATTTCTATTTACTCGACTGCCCGTCAATATTCACAGGGAAGTGGAAGGCCaagtagtaaataaatcaaaagaaaaaagcaactGCATCATCGACAGTAGggacacacacgcacacattCCCGCCAAAAGATAATATGAAGAATtgagaatgaagaggaaccaaaaagaacaagcccTCCACGTCATTCCCAGAAAAATGACCGCCTGACGCCTGGCTCTTCCTCTATTCCTTCAAAGGCAATTGTATATAGAAACAAGgaacaaagagaaagaaaattccCACCCTTTTGGTCTGATTTAGTTCCTCCTGTCTATTCTCCCCGGTCGGGTCATTCTTGGGTAACCAAAAACAGGGCGTCCCTTCGATATTCTGTCCCTCGCGACCACAGAACCACATACTAAACTTCACCCAAAGAGACGTTCTAGAAACGGGGTAAAGGTAGGGTTCAACAACAAGCCTCCTCAAACCCCAAGCCCTCTCACGAGGAGCCATAGCACAATCGGAACCACGACATTGTCATTACATCCCGTCAGAATCGCCTCGGTTGCGCTGGTTCCCCCAGCGGCCAAAATGACTTTCACCACGGTTTTCCACCAGGGGAAGTTCTGGTGCAGTCCATAGTTGTCTCTGGTGATCGGCCATTCTCCCAGCACAAGCCAGACTCGCGCGAACAATAAGCCACACGTTACAGCAACCGCAAAGGCCACGCTGCCCTCGAGCgatttccctcctccccaaaacCACTTGCGCCGACCGAACCGTCGCCCCACGAGCGACGCCGCCGCATCGCCCATGCCCACGCAGATGATCCCGCTCACCATACTCACGTCCCGGGTCATCGcactccaccccatccagGGATGGTCGCCCGTCCGAGGGATATCCGCCAGGGAAAGCCAAAGGGGGATCGAGCatccgatgaggaggaagatgtgcGACACGATCACAGGGCCCCGGTGATCGCGCCCGTCCACGTAGGGGGCAAGGAAGTAAGTCAACGGGCGCGAGATCGGGGGCAGCTGGGACGCTCGGAAGAGATcgagcagcaggaagacGGACAGGACTAGACTCAGGGCCAGAGCACAAAACGTGGGGTCGACGTACACCGTCGGAAGGAacatcagcaccatcatgCCATGGAAGACCTTGCGTCTCGTATCGACCTCCGCGACGGAGCTCAGCTGTAACACAACCGCCAATCCAGTCACAAGTACCACAACACAATATGCTGCAACGAGGAGGCGCGAATTAGCCTCCCCGAAGACATCTCGGCGGAGATGTTCGACCCAACCAAGAGTGCAGGAGGCATCCAACAGGTCAGGGTCCAGGCGAGCGGGGAGAGGAATCCAATACTCCAGGTTCCACATAATCACCCAGAATCGAAACCATGAAACGTTGCCCAGCAGATAGCTCAGTGCCCACCCGAACGGGTCTTCTCCGTGTAACGCCTGCTCGCCCACATATTTTCGAACAGGTCCTAAGATGATGAGCAGCACTGTGACGTAGACGAACAACGCGTACAGCCATTTCCGGACTTGGGCTTGAGGCACTGTCAGCGACAGGAACGACGCAAGACCAGGGGCCATTGATCGCTTTCGTCGCCCACTGGGGGTCGTTCTGACTTTTCCTGTGCGTGCGACCTCGCTGACGCTAGAGATTGTGTGCCGTCGGCGGTGTGTAAGTGTAGGCTGCTGCCGGACGCTTTCTGTCACCTCAGCCTCTACGGTGCGATTGGGCTCGCTCGCCTTGGTTTTGTCACGCGACTCGAGCATCGTCTTTCGTGAGACGAGCGAGAATTGGCCTTCTGGCGAATCACTGTCCGACAGATTGTCCTCCGAGGTGCCCGTGCGGCTTAGTCGCTGGCATAACTTGTGATCAAGCACATTGAAAATACTTCGAGGTGACTGCGAGTTGCTGGGCGCTCGCCGAAATTTCCAGCTGGGGATCCTTGCCAGAGCCACTTCCCAGCGAAGCACGTCGCGAcaagagatgaagatgcacAGGCCACCAAGCCATAGCAACGCCTTAAGGAtttctgcctgaggcgaGGACGCAAATAAGAATAGATTGATCAGAGCGCTTGTCAAAAGCTGCAGTTCTGCAGGAAGGACGCTGGTAGTCAACAAAAAATCTAAAGTGGGTATCAACGCTTGATgcaaaggaaaaagaagagccAAAGATTCCGAGTTGAGGCCGCGAAGAGATAAAGGTTTGGGAGGTGAGATTCCTGCCGATAGTTGCTCCGAGACGATAACCGGAAGCAGAGTGATCATCCAATGGACGATGCTGTGTCCGTGAAAACAATCGTGCAGTGGGATGACAGCAGGCGGGAGAGATGAGAGACTGAGGAGGACATTAGGGAGTATTAGAGTAGGACTATGCTGCGCTAAAGACAAAGCAACGTAAATGGGTATCAAGATCGGGTAAAGCAGCGGAGCAGGATCGAAACTCGTAGGGATAACAAAGGACCGTAGTCTTGAGAAGCGAAAACGTCCATCTCGATGGAAAGGATAAGCGGCGTAAAGCCCACCGACAAGTAGGGAATGGGCAAGAAGCTCTAGGGAACATTAGCAACCACAGGGACAAGCTCTTAAATAAGCTATTATATCTCGCGCACCTTTTCTCCAAGCCCAAGCAATCGCCCTCGTGCTTTCTTGTCCCAGAACGACGCCGCCCACCGAGAGGAGCAACGCGGCCTCCAACAACCTCTGCAGAACCCCGATACGCCGCTTCCGAGCTTCCTGTCCGCGCAATCCTGTCGCTGAggcctcggcttcttctcctgagCTCCGCCGCGAGCTTCGTGAGGTGGAACGGGTTATCGACGGCCACGGGCGCAATAGGGGAAACCACTGGTCTTCCTCGCCAACAGCATGACGACCCGGACGCAATCCTTTCCTTGGTCGCAAAGGTGCTGCTGGTAAACCCCTCAGTATGCCCGTGCTTTCATCATCAGCCTCGGTGCCACTATCGCTCGAGGTCCGTGGCCAGTGGAGACGGGTTGATCGGTCGCCGGTATCCGCAGGCAGCGACGATGAATGCGAGCCCTTGCGACGATACGGGTGAGGGGAACGAGAGGGTTGTCTGGGGGTGTCAGACAGCTCTATTTCGAGGGCAGGACCGTTGACAGGAAGCgattcgtcttcctcctggctCAGCGAAACGGCCATGGCATGGATGGTGGGTGATGAGCGGCCTTCAGAGCGAGTACGTCATATCGACTGATGGGTCGGTGGAGGAGCACTGGGTTGAGACGGAGGGTTAGCGATGACAGGACCAGCTGACCGGGGTCAAACAGAAGGCGTGTCAATATACCAGGAGAATTGACCCAAGAGAGGTGCGTGGGGTGGCAGcagcgaagaggaagatgaagtgaGAATGTTATCGCTTTGATCGAACCGGAATCCCAGGGCGGAAAGGCGGGTTTTTTCGCTTATCACATGCCGCGCAGCACGTCAGCAGGAAAGCCTCTTGGAATCAGCCCATCAAGTGAACCCATCGTCACTCTTGAATCTTACAAAAGGTTATTCACTACATTGTTGCTCCTATTTCCGCTACGAGTCAGGAGATATGTACTTTTGTATCGGTGCCTCCACTCTAAGACGTCGAATGATCCATGATGCATACTTGAAAGCCGTGCGCAATGGACCCCTGCATGGCCCGGCAGCCTTACAGCAAGCAGCACGCCTATGATGCCGGGGTGTGTCTTTGTATAATGACACCTGCTGCCAACTCTCGTCCTTTCGCTCCCCAGACAGATTTGCAGGGAACAATCTGCGCGGAGAACGCAGGTTTAGACAATGGCTGACTGGTATAGATGATCGCGTGAGAACCTTCTGCCACCTCAGGCAGCTTCTGCAGGACAAGCTGCAGATACGAGTCCAAATCAGATCCCGACTGTTCCATGTCGATCTCAATGCCGATGTAGCTGAGGTTCTGCTCTGTGGACACAGTGGTCTTGCGGCCATACTCCGTATCTTCTGCAGCCATCCGCAATCCACCACACCTGTATCCCAGACCCTGCCATTCGATATCACTTCCTCGGGGAAGCTCTGATATTTGGACTGCGAAAAACGCAGGAACCAAAGCGTCTGACTGGACCACCCCAAAGTTAGGCAAGTCAGGTGTCGATGGACTCGTGGCTTGCTCGTGCGCACGGCCTCCATACTTGATATCCCAGACATCCAGGCCTGAttctccgtcttcgtcgtcttcttcttcatgacAAGTATGCATCCGCTCCCAGATGTTCCATGCTAGTCGGGCCTGTGTTTCAATGTGCTCTTCTCCCACCAAGAAAGCAACAGCCCCCAGCCACCAGTCAACCTCCATAGCCTGCCCAATCCTCCAAAGATGCTGCAAGGAAAGCACCGCGCGCGTGGCATAGTTCTCGATCCACGGCCGCGTCAGTGCTTCCCCTGAAGcactcatcatctccatcgaaGCCGGCTCCAGCGGAATCTGTCCGGCAATATAAACCATGCGCTCCGAACCCTGTACCGGAACCGACATGGCTTGCGAATAAGGGCCAATATTAGCCGGCGCCCAGTAAGAACGCGACTGGACATGAAGGCCCTGCCTTTGCTCTCTAGGACCCaagtccaccaccgccgataCCATGACCTTCACTCCCTCCGGCAGACTATCACCGCAAGCCACCGTAGCTCTTGCCGGAGGATTGGGCTTCTTGAACAAGGAGACGTAGATACCATTCATCAAGGCAAAGTCCGCCATAGAGCGCAGCAACACCGTCGTAAAGACGATATCAGCCGTAGTACGAGGTGCACTCCCCTCTTCACGCCCAGTAGAAGCCAGAATCGTCtcaatcttctccttgatcgCCTCCATCTGCTCCGCAGCCCCAGGACCAGCCTCAGGGGCCGAGATATTAGCAACCACCCACGTGCCACCATTCGTACTCTGCAACACCTCCATCTGCCCTTGAGACGACGACACCTTtgcctccctcttcctcatcacctCCTCACTCCCCAATAcctcccccaacacccccttaAACCCctcatccaacaacaccggCCTCCTCACATCCCCCGgcaccaccccatccccatccccatccttaTCCACACACCTCGCCCCCCTAACCCTCACAAACgcaacacccccc harbors:
- a CDS encoding diphthine--ammonia ligase family protein (COG:J;~EggNog:ENOG410PGIT;~InterPro:IPR006175,IPR002761,IPR035959,IPR030662;~PFAM:PF01042,PF01902), whose protein sequence is MSTSTTPSLPLPTSPTSLNVIALISGGKDSLYSILHCIRNGHKVVALGNLYPPTTTPHNEEKSQGDGDDEEDEEEDIDSFMYQTIGHSIIPQYESALGIPLYRQQIIGSAVDTGRIYRDSPSSSGAAAPGGEAAAEGDEGERNEEGDETESLVPLLQRIKAAHPEANAISAGAILSTYQRTRIENVAARMGLVPLAWLWQYPVLPAPEERFGLGGEAGLLEDMAAVGCEARIIKVASGGLDSGFLWGDVSGRNAGVRRRIINGMKRFVLDGGDVRGAVLGEGGEYESLALDGPGFLWKKRIEVPRWEEGAGEGGVAFVRVRGARCVDKDGDGDGVVPGDVRRPVLLDEGFKGVLGEVLGSEEVMRKREAKVSSSQGQMEVLQSTNGGTWVVANISAPEAGPGAAEQMEAIKEKIETILASTGREEGSAPRTTADIVFTTVLLRSMADFALMNGIYVSLFKKPNPPARATVACGDSLPEGVKVMVSAVVDLGPREQRQGLHVQSRSYWAPANIGPYSQAMSVPVQGSERMVYIAGQIPLEPASMEMMSASGEALTRPWIENYATRAVLSLQHLWRIGQAMEVDWWLGAVAFLVGEEHIETQARLAWNIWERMHTCHEEEDDEDGESGLDVWDIKYGGRAHEQATSPSTPDLPNFGVVQSDALVPAFFAVQISELPRGSDIEWQGLGYRCGGLRMAAEDTEYGRKTTVSTEQNLSYIGIEIDMEQSGSDLDSYLQLVLQKLPEVAEGSHAIIYTSQPLSKPAFSAQIVPCKSVWGAKGRELAAGVIIQRHTPAS
- a CDS encoding putative phosphatidate cytidylyltransferase (BUSCO:EOG09260LVD;~COG:I;~EggNog:ENOG410PIB5;~InterPro:IPR032974;~TransMembrane:11 (i156-174o186-203i328-351o363-380i529-547o562-585i624-644o664-693i722-742o762-781i802-821o)), producing the protein MAVSLSQEEDESLPVNGPALEIELSDTPRQPSRSPHPYRRKGSHSSSLPADTGDRSTRLHWPRTSSDSGTEADDESTGILRGLPAAPLRPRKGLRPGRHAVGEEDQWFPLLRPWPSITRSTSRSSRRSSGEEAEASATGLRGQEARKRRIGVLQRLLEAALLLSVGGVVLGQESTRAIAWAWRKELLAHSLLVGGLYAAYPFHRDGRFRFSRLRSFVIPTSFDPAPLLYPILIPIYVALSLAQHSPTLILPNVLLSLSSLPPAVIPLHDCFHGHSIVHWMITLLPVIVSEQLSAGISPPKPLSLRGLNSESLALLFPLHQALIPTLDFLLTTSVLPAELQLLTSALINLFLFASSPQAEILKALLWLGGLCIFISCRDVLRWEVALARIPSWKFRRAPSNSQSPRSIFNVLDHKLCQRLSRTGTSEDNLSDSDSPEGQFSLVSRKTMLESRDKTKASEPNRTVEAEVTESVRQQPTLTHRRRHTISSVSEVARTGKVRTTPSGRRKRSMAPGLASFLSLTVPQAQVRKWLYALFVYVTVLLIILGPVRKYVGEQALHGEDPFGWALSYLLGNVSWFRFWVIMWNLEYWIPLPARLDPDLLDASCTLGWVEHLRRDVFGEANSRLLVAAYCVVVLVTGLAVVLQLSSVAEVDTRRKVFHGMMVLMFLPTVYVDPTFCALALSLVLSVFLLLDLFRASQLPPISRPLTYFLAPYVDGRDHRGPVIVSHIFLLIGCSIPLWLSLADIPRTGDHPWMGWSAMTRDVSMVSGIICVGMGDAAASLVGRRFGRRKWFWGGGKSLEGSVAFAVAVTCGLLFARVWLVLGEWPITRDNYGLHQNFPWWKTVVKVILAAGGTSATEAILTGCNDNVVVPIVLWLLVRGLGV